In Scylla paramamosain isolate STU-SP2022 chromosome 16, ASM3559412v1, whole genome shotgun sequence, the genomic window AAGTGCCTTGGATGTGGAAGTAGCGGGCATAAGAAGTACCAGTGTCCGAAGGGACGGCCGAAGCCAGTGGGAGCAGTTGCCGCCCAAAGAGACCTGGTAAAGTATGTGGAGAATATGAAtgcagagatacaagaggagccGCAGAAAGATGAGGGCTTTGAGCACTTCACCGGTAAGGGCAcagtgaaggtggagggaagtcaAGAGAAGGTGATCAGAATCCTTCGGGATACGGGAGCTAACCAGAGTCTGATCTTAAGTAGTGTACTCCCATGGAATGAGGAGACCAGCACTGGCAGAGAGGTCTCATGCAAGGGTGCAGGAGGCAAGTTCAGTATTCCCCTGCACAAAGTTTGGCTGGACTGTGGATACGTCACtggagaggtgacggtgggagtgaaggaaacaCTGCCCATAGATGGAGTGGATATGCTGGTCGGGAATGACCTGGCTGGAGGTCGAGTTATCCCTAAACTTCAGATGGTAGACAACCCTCTGATAGGGATGACAGAAACCACCACTCCGGCAGAAGTCCCTCCCTCAACAGATGGGGAGGCAGAGGTGCCtgaattgttcccagtctgCGCAGTGACTCGAGCGATGGCCAGTAAGGAACGCATGGACACCGAAGGAGCAACGCAGGAGGACGAAGGCCTGGGCGTTCTGTTTGAGGaacctgatgaaaaaggaaCTAACCCAGAGTGTGCGAGTGATGAGCCGGTTGTAGGCCAGGTGGAGCCCAACCTTGATTTTCTGGTGGAAAAGAGCGAGTTGATAAAAGCTCAGGAGAGTGATGAAAGCTTGAAGTCTATTTGGAATGAGGCTAAAAGGCTGGGTGAGCTTGACAATGAGTACGTGGGTTACTATGTGGATAACGGAGTATTAATGAGAAGTTGGAGGCCCCTGACAGCCCCAACCTCTGATCACTGGATGGTGAAAAGGCGGATTGTGGTGCCACGGGTGTATAGGAAGAACATTTTGGAGATGGCACACGAAAGTAATCTGGCAGGACACCTGGGGGTCAGAAAAACCTTAGGAAAAATCCTGTGTCATTTTTACTGGCccagagtgagaggtgatgtgGAAGAGTTTTGTAAAACTTGTGGTTTGTGTCAGAAGGTGGGCAAGCCGAACCAGGTGATTCGCCCTGCCCGCCTTTACCCTATACCTGTGGTCGACGAGCCTTTCAGTAAGGTGGTAATAGACTGTGTAGGTCCTTTACCAAGGACCCGGAGGGGAAACCAGTATTTGCTGACTATTATGTGTATGTCATTCAGGTTTCCTGAGGCCATTCCCCTCAGGAGTATAAACTCTAAAAACATTGTGAGGGAACTGGTGAAATTTTTCTCCTGGGTGGGAATTTCTAAGGTGTTGCAGTCAGACCAGGgaagtaatttcacttctcGCACGTTCAAGGAAATCCTAAGGGGTCTAAAGATTGAACAGAGACTGTCGAGTGCTTATCATCCTCAGTCTCAGGGTTGTGTAGAAAGATTTCACCaaactcttaaaaacactctaagGATGTATTGTGAGGAGATAAGTGTTCAGTGGGATGAGGCATTGGCACTAGCCTCGTACGCGTTGAGGGACAGTGTGCAGGAGTCAACTGGTTTCAGCCCATTTGAGTTAGTGTATGGGAATGTGGTGAACGGTCCTTtaaggatggtgaaagaaaagtggTTAGGAGCAGAGGAGCCTCCTACTGTGGTGAAGTATGTATCTGATTTCAAGGACAGATTGATGAGAGCTAGGGAAATTGCTCgggaaaatttgaaaaatagtcagagtgaaatgaaaggctGGTATGACAAGAAGGCGAGGGCCAGATCTTTCCAGCCTGGGGACAAAGTCTTGGTTCTTTTCCCATTGCAGGGTGATCCTTTCAAAGCCAGGTTCAGCGGGCCTTaggagattgagaggaaaatgagtgatgtgaattacattgtaaaaactccggggaggaagaaaaagaaccagtTGTGTCATGTAAACATGTTGAAGCCATTTCATGAAAAggacagagaaaatggaggtgatgtagtagaaggagtaagaactgtgagtgttgtaaatgtaaccactgaggcggaagagaagtggTCCGAAATGAAACTGAGTAGGTGTGAAGGGATGGTGCTAGAGAACTCAGCTGTGTTAGGGAATTTAAATGATAAACTGGGGCACATGGagctagaaaagaaggaaaggattaggGAGATAATTGAAAGATTCAATTCTTTGTTCCCTGATGCACCTAGAAAAACTAATGTGGTGGTGCACGATGTGGATGTTGGGGAGGCTGAACCCATCAAACAGCATCCCTACAGAGTTAACCCGCAGAAAAGAGAGATcatgagaaaagaagtagagtaTATGCTGGAACACGACTTGATTGAGGCCAGTGAGAGCCCATGGAGCTCGCCATGTGCACTGGTGACCAAGCCTGGTCAAGAGAGTTTCCGTTTCTGTACGGACTATAGGAAGGTTAACATGGTGACGAAACCTGATGCTTACCCTATCCCTAGAGTTGATGATTGTATAGATCACGTGGGAAGTGCcaacttcataacaaaaattgaCTTGTTAAAGGGATACTGGCAAGTAGGACTCACTGAGAGGGCAAAAGCCATATCAGCTTTTGCCACCATGGATGGATTATATCAGTACAAAGTTCTTCCGTTTGGGATGAAGAACAGTGGGAGTTCTTTTCAGAGGTTAATGAACAGAGTACTGAAGGGCTTGAAGGGATGTTCTGTGTACATAGATGATATATTGTTGTACACTGAGAGTTGGGAAGAGCATGtgcagctgctggaggaagtgTTCAGGAGGCTGGATGATGCCAACCTTACTGTCAACTTAGCAAAAAGTAATTTCGTGCAAGCTGACGTGGAGTACTTAGGTTTCAAGGCTGGaaaaggtgaagtgagaaccgTGGAAGCCAAGGTGAAAGATATTGTaaatctccctccacccaccaataggaaggagatactgagattcttaggggccagtggatattacaggcgattttgtaaaaatttctctgaTGTTGCCATACCCCTGACCAAGTTGCTGAATAagaagtcaaaattttgttgggataagcattgtgaggaagcttttgtagagattaagaaaatgttagtcaGCGCCCCAGTGCTGCGCATGCCTGATTATGAAAAACCATTTGTATTGTACGTGGATGCCATTcagaatggtgtgggtggtgtgttaatgcaagaacatgagggaatggagcaccccataggctattattctaaaaagttgttaccatatcaaagggcttacagcactattgagaaagaggctttgggcctagtgctgagtttgagtcattttgaagtGTACGTCAAAGGGACGGGACAGCCTGTGCAGGTCTTCACCGACCACAATCCGCTCATTTTCTTGCATACAATGAAAAACTCCCATCAGAGGCTGATGAGGTGGTGTCTGGTCTTACAGGACTGTGACTTAGAGATTCACCATGTGAAAGGCAGTGAGAATATTATTGCCGATGCCTTGTCCCGCGCACCGTCTAGTCGTGAGGCATCCTAatcaggtgcctcacgcctcttttgggaaggggatgtcatgttattggccgagtttaccttgaatgcggatcatgttttcttagtgtccccgtgttccggttacctgccattcgggcattatccttattattgttataagtagtgtaaggcttatttacccattttatatcatgtagtattattctcttcataatttaagttctctatatctttgtatgtataagggaggaagtataattgaggtggaaatatgtagaAAGCGAGGGAAGTTTGAGTGGGCAACagcacattccaaggaggggaaggcagagcgccttaggtcgtgacgtatatcggagggaaggcgtttctcagggaaggatcttggtgtggattggtgatggagtgagtgcgtggaggtattagtggtgtagcggtataaccttgatatccaggatcaggttagtgagtcttttgtggtaccaagagctcttgtccgctgaaattcggttgttgagttgtgccggtgacgctgttggaaggagtcataggtcaaactggcagccattttgtgaggttgtggaggttgtggtgttgaccttggaagctggtgttgtggtgtattggtgattttggggatgatgttatggtgttatgggtaatctttggtgatgatggtaatctcctgtgaggcttgaggagaaGAAATACTGGAATTACTGcctggggacgcggtaatggcgtctgggtaaattcctgtggttgaggggaaatatttctgtgactggtggaggtgtaaacgggttctggtgttgtgggaagtgacgagaacgtcatgtagtaacgtgtactacctcatgttgtttgtgaattattattagtattaatatatgtgcttgtaacatagaataatcgtgttttctactcccctaacatcaatctggtattagaggtgattccaggtgcgctgtgtcaaggtaaaggtggagtgagagataattctggcgatttcggataggtcgggtaggcactcgaagcctttaaaaatccagacttttaaaactttccgggatcagtgtaacgcccactttcttggaaagataaccgggatcgtacgatcgtaaattaagtaagcgatcgtgacaatatatatatatatatatatatatatatatatatatatatatatatatatatatatatatatatatatatatatatatatatatatatatatatatatatatatatatatatatatatatatatatatatatatatatatatatatatataaagggtcGTTCCAAAAGTAACGgcacctatttttttcctttattccgcCCCAAGGGATCCGAAGAGATTGCTTATGACATTGTTATAATGACTGAACTCTTGCGCTCATAACCTGAaatttctatctgtctgttgcAGATAATGATGGTATCACAGTCTAAGAAAGCAACCCCTGTCATGGACGTGCGTCAGAAGCAGAGATGCGTCATTGAATTTCTCCGCGCAGAGGTTGGACCAGCCGACATTTACCGGCGCCTGGTGAGCATTTACGGAGCCAAGGCAGTTGATGTCAGCACAGTTAGGAGATGGGTTCGCCGATTCCGTACTAGCAACAGAGATGTGATCGACAAATCGCTCTCCGGACGCCCTTGCACAGCCACTACTCCGGAAAATGACGCGCGCCTCGATCAACTCATCCGCGCTAATCGGCGGATAACGGTAAATGAAATGCGTGCAGAGTTGGATGTGGGTGTCAGTGCATTGGAAATAGTGCGTTATCCACCGATGAGCCCGGATGAGTTGATCGAGGCGCGCGTCATTTTCCGGAGTGGTTGCTGTGCAAGGGCATCTGGAGCGCGATTTGTTGATCACATCTCTGTTGCCACTCCGGAATCGACGAACCCATCTCCTAACTGTGCTGATATCAACTGCCTCGGCTCCGTAAACGTTCACCACACACCGGTGAATGTCGGCTGGTCGAACTTCTGCGTGGAGGAATTCAATGACGCATCTCTGCTTCTGACGCACGTTCATGACAGGGGTTGTTTTCTTAGACTGTGATACCATCAATATCTGCAACAGACAAAAATTTTAGATTATGAGAGGAAACGTTCAGTCATCATAATAATGTCATAACCAATTTCCTCGGATCATTTGGGACGGAGTAAAAAATAAGAGGCATTACTTTTGGAACGaccctcgtatatatatatatatatatatatatatatatatatatatatatatatatatatatatatatatatatatatatatatatatatatatatatatatatatctgtgtgtgtgtgtgtgtgtgtgtgtcgtggtgaCTCATTCCTGCACCACGTGGATTCTAAATTTATGTGTAAAACGTGTCTCTCCTACCCTATCTAATTAATCCTTTTAAAGGGCTGATAATTGTAGTATTGGCAGGAGTTTGTACTGTTGGTAAGCCCCCACCATAGTAGATACTAATAGCCCCTAAAGGTTGAGGCTGTAAGCGCGTTTTGCTGATTTCTATGAACAAGGCAATAAGGTGGCTCGTTTTGTTTCACTCTGGGTTCCTTGTGTGTCCTAACGTCTTGTGTCTGGGAAGTTGAGAGGGCACTTGCCCATCCCTTTCCTGTCTGTGAAATCCCCGTGTCTGAGTGCCCTTGTGTTCGTGAAATGGAACTGGCCCTTGTCGTTTCACCATTGCCTTTGTATTGGCCAGAGGAGTAATTTTTGTGGCAGTCCATGCTCAaccatctcctctctcccttgggCTCTCCAGTTTTAAGGAGGTTTGAACCTCTCCTCCAGGAGATTGGAGATGAGTTGGGTGAGGGCATTGAGTGTAATAATATCCTGCATGGCAGTTGGCAGCCCATCTGTGGGAGGTAGCCCTCAGGGTATTATTTCCCTCATATTCGTGGCatctctgtgtctgtttctccGTAGCATGTTGTTTGGCAAGTCCTTTCGTAGCTTCTAGGAGAAGCTGGCGTTGTACATTTCCTTTGCTGCTGGTGGGTGAAACTAGGTGGCAACCTCTGAGCTTTATAGCTGTTTGCGATCAGCAGATTGTCTGGATTCCTGTTGTTTGTGCCTCGCGCTGGGCTGTAAGCTGATCTAAAGTAGTGAAAGCTGGGAGAGGGGCTGGATCTGGTCGTAACATTATGTATataatatgtttattttttcctatggAAAATTCTGTAGGCCATGTATGAATAATTATTTGGTCAACTTGTGAAGGAAATTAATTATTAGCACCTGTATGATCCTTAGGTTGGAAGTGCCCTGTGAGTCGGAGTACAGTGACTTGAAGTAGGACAGATGGTTGAGCGAGTCGATGAACACACCACGGCCCCTTATCAGGTGACTATAGACTGTCTCGTCTGGCACAAGAACGAAGCGACTGGCCAATCCctggtgaagaaaaaaaatacgaggagATTTCTCCAAAGGCAACAAGAGTGTAACATTTCTTTatgaatccaaaataaaataaagtaagaataaaaaaaaaagctagataTACACCTGttatgaatatgaaaatatgCAACTGAATATTACATCCACTTCTTTGCAGAAATCGTAGGCCAAAGCAGCTTTCCATTCTTGAACGTATCTACCTAATGAGGAGGATATAACGGGACAGGTAATTAAGcttttttctcaaaaaaaaaaaagtgtaagatGATCTTTGCTAGTTGCAAAAAGGTAAGATTTCACATCTCTTATTGATGACGGCTTTTTGGCAGGTAATAAAACAGATTTTATATGTCTTCCAAAAATTTAAAGGACATGAGATTTGATAAAATTTGTCAAGATGAAAttgtactactgctgctactacttctactactactactagtagtagtagtagtagtagtagtagtggtggtactgtACTATACTATATATCATATTATCATACTCACGACCACGTGGATGCACATCGATACGAGGAATCGCGCCCCTcacacctaacctgacttcCCTAGGGGTGTCGGTCTCCTGGGGAAACACCTGGACTCTCACCTTTCATCAATTATCACTTCCACACCCTTTTCTCTTACACCCACATGACAAATGTATTTGTATGTGATTGTTAGATGCCTCTCGGACCAAACCCAGGGTGAAGAGAGCACACTACAAGTTACAAGATGTCACTCCTTCATCTCATATCGCCATTCTGTAGGAGATAGGATGAGAGTACGACATACCACAGGTACACAAGTGTCGTCATTGTTGGGCGCCGGTACATAGTGGTGGCAGCTGGTGTTCCAGATATGCATGCCTCCTGAGGTTGCAGTTCCCCaatcctctacttcctcctgtGGTGCCTCCTTCTGCTTGGTTCTTGCTCACGCCGCCTCGCGTCACTCCTGCCTGCTCCTCGTCAGCGTACCCTCCCGAGCAGCTCTCACCGTCGATCCCTGGGCCTTGTTCCCGCTTTGTAAAGACGCCATTCTCCTGCTG contains:
- the LOC135108210 gene encoding uncharacterized protein LOC135108210 codes for the protein MAREVNLKLNRWLKAEEATTVEEVKGVMMMEQFMSQMPLSVKYELVSHNVKDVIEAGRRADKYCAVHGLNGDEHHGGRKPFSNKIDGHQRYKNDRQMSSTSVHRSNQPRPNNYSFPYTYTMPPPADHNVRSTPYRSRTMSTTYYQKGSGDEGAVKCLGCGSSGHKKYQCPKGRPKPVGAVAAQRDLVKYVENMNAEIQEEPQKDEGFEHFTGKGTVKVEGSQEKVIRILRDTGANQSLILSSVLPWNEETSTGREVSCKGAGGKFSIPLHKVWLDCGYVTGEVTVGVKETLPIDGVDMLVGNDLAGGRVIPKLQMVDNPLIGMTETTTPAEVPPSTDGEAEVPELFPVCAVTRAMASKERMDTEGATQEDEGLGVLFEEPDEKGTNPECASDEPVVGQVEPNLDFLVEKSELIKAQESDESLKSIWNEAKRLGELDNEYVGYYVDNGVLMRSWRPLTAPTSDHWMVKRRIVVPRVYRKNILEMAHESNLAGHLGVRKTLGKILCHFYWPRVRGDVEEFCKTCGLCQKVGKPNQVIRPARLYPIPVVDEPFSKVVIDCVGPLPRTRRGNQYLLTIMCMSFRFPEAIPLRSINSKNIVRELVKFFSWVGISKVLQSDQGSNFTSRTFKEILRGLKIEQRLSSAYHPQSQGCVERFHQTLKNTLRMYCEEISVQWDEALALASYALRDSVQESTGFSPFELVYGNVVNGPLRMVKEKWLGAEEPPTVVKYVSDFKDRLMRAREIARENLKNSQSEMKGWYDKKARARSFQPGDKVLVLFPLQGDPFKARFSGP